The following coding sequences lie in one Micropterus dolomieu isolate WLL.071019.BEF.003 ecotype Adirondacks linkage group LG15, ASM2129224v1, whole genome shotgun sequence genomic window:
- the gpr75 gene encoding probable G-protein coupled receptor 75 isoform X2 produces MMMDARSIAYGGGDGVSKSFCFAFHLTSSGFIIMSLETVAVIALHRLRMVLGQQPNRTAYFPCTLALTALLWTSSFTMAALLTMRAYPRRDGPCLPHFGLGGGQARVVLYVYLADFAFCVAVVSVSYLMIAQTLRKNAQVRKCPIISVDATCPPPPPPLIAAGFESMQCAVQGPSLYRNQTYNKLQNVQTHSYANKTGQPLVPGAAQGATCCQLVSTVNLATAKDSKAVVTCVVIVFSVLLCCLPMGVSLAQDVLSPESSFAHYQFELCGFVLIFLKSGINPFVYSRNSAGLRRRVLCCIQWAALGFLCCKQKTRLHAMGKGSLEVNRNKSSHHETNSAYVLSPKPQRRLVDQACGPSHSRDCAGSPKATGVRKPRPPSTSTPINTRIEPYYSIYNSSPSAGPSSPTSLQPVSSQTFAFAKSYVAMHYHTHQDALQDFESTSVHQIPIPSV; encoded by the exons ATGATGATGGACGCACGATCGATTGCATATG GTGGAGGGGATGGCGTGTCAAAGAGTTTCTGCTTTGCCTTCCACTTGACCAGCTCGGGCTTCATCATCATGTCCCTGGAGACGGTAGCTGTCATTGCTTTGCACAGACTGCGCATGGTTTTGGGGCAGCAGCCCAACCGCACCGCTTACTTCCCCTGCACGCTGGCTCTCACCGCCCTGCTGTGGACATCCAGCTTCACCATGGCTGCCCTCCTAACCATGCGAGCCTATCCACGTAGAGATGGACCCTGCTTGCCCCACTTTGGCCTTGGAGGTGGACAGGCCAGGGTTGTGTTGTACGTCTACCTGGCAGACTTTGCCTTTTGTGTAGCTGTGGTGTCTGTGTCGTATCTGATGATTGCTCAGACACTGAGAAAGAATGCACAAGTCAGGAAATGTCCCATCATCTCTGTAGATGCCACGTGtcctccacccccaccacctCTCATTGCAGCAGGCTTTGAGAGCATGCAGTGTGCTGTTCAAGGCCCCTCTCTGTACCGTAACCAGACTTACaacaaactgcaaaatgttcagaCACACTCATATGCCAACAAGACCGGCCAGCCTTTGGTTCCAGGAGCCGCTCAAGGAGCCACCTGCTGTCAGCTGGTGTCTACAGTCAACCTGGCCACAGCCAAAGACTCTAAGGCGGTTGTCACCTGTGTGGTTATAGTGTTCTCTGTGCTGCTTTGCTGCTTGCCGATGGGAGTTTCACTGGCACAGGATGTTTTGTCACCAGAAAGTAGCTTTGCACATTACCAGTTTGAACTGTGCGGCTTTGTGCTCATTTTTCTCAAGTCGGGCATCAACCCCTTTGTGTACTCACGCAACAGTGCAGGCCTCCGCCGCCGTGTGCTGTGCTGTATTCAGTGGGCGGCACTGGGCTTTCTCTGTTGCAAGCAAAAGACCCGCCTGCATGCGATGGGAAAGGGCAGCCTGGAAGTCAATCGCAATAAATCCTCCCATCACGAGACCAACTCAGCCTATGTACTGTCACCCAAGCCACAGAGGAGGCTGGTGGACCAGGCTTGCGGGCCCAGTCACTCCAGGGATTGTGCTGGTAGTCCAAAGGCCACAGGTGTGCGCAAACCTCGCCCCCCAAGTACCTCTACACCTATCAACACCCGCATCGAGCCCTACTACAGTATATACAACAGCAGCCCCTCTGCAGGGCCCAGCTCGCCCACCAGCTTGCAGCCCGTCAGCTCTCAGACATTTGCCTTTGCCAAGTCTTATGTAGCCATGCACTACCACACTCACCAAGACGCACTGCAAGACTTTGAAAGCACATCAGTGCACCAGATTCCCATTCCCTCAGTCTAA
- the gpr75 gene encoding probable G-protein coupled receptor 75 isoform X1, which translates to MNTTVTPSDLVDVPRQQNFNGTLGTKTPSGWAVIHTATLTFCSLLLIFIFFLGSYGNLVVFLSFFDPVFRKFRTNFDFMILNLSFCDLFICCVTAPMFALVLFLDAGGGDGVSKSFCFAFHLTSSGFIIMSLETVAVIALHRLRMVLGQQPNRTAYFPCTLALTALLWTSSFTMAALLTMRAYPRRDGPCLPHFGLGGGQARVVLYVYLADFAFCVAVVSVSYLMIAQTLRKNAQVRKCPIISVDATCPPPPPPLIAAGFESMQCAVQGPSLYRNQTYNKLQNVQTHSYANKTGQPLVPGAAQGATCCQLVSTVNLATAKDSKAVVTCVVIVFSVLLCCLPMGVSLAQDVLSPESSFAHYQFELCGFVLIFLKSGINPFVYSRNSAGLRRRVLCCIQWAALGFLCCKQKTRLHAMGKGSLEVNRNKSSHHETNSAYVLSPKPQRRLVDQACGPSHSRDCAGSPKATGVRKPRPPSTSTPINTRIEPYYSIYNSSPSAGPSSPTSLQPVSSQTFAFAKSYVAMHYHTHQDALQDFESTSVHQIPIPSV; encoded by the coding sequence ATGAACACCACTGTTACACCATCCGACCTGGTGGATGTGCCAAGACAGCAGAACTTCAATGGCACCCTGGGCACAAAGACCCCTTCAGGCTGGGCCGTAATCCATACTGCTACCTTGACCTTTtgctctctcctcctcatcttcatcttcttcctGGGCTCTTATGGCAATCTTGTGGTGTTCCTCTCTTTTTTCGACCCTGTGTTTCGCAAGTTCCGCACCAACTTTGACTTCATGATCCTCAACCTATCCTTCTGTGACTTGTTCATTTGCTGTGTGACTGCTCCCATGTTTGCACTGGTGCTCTTCCTGGATGCAGGTGGAGGGGATGGCGTGTCAAAGAGTTTCTGCTTTGCCTTCCACTTGACCAGCTCGGGCTTCATCATCATGTCCCTGGAGACGGTAGCTGTCATTGCTTTGCACAGACTGCGCATGGTTTTGGGGCAGCAGCCCAACCGCACCGCTTACTTCCCCTGCACGCTGGCTCTCACCGCCCTGCTGTGGACATCCAGCTTCACCATGGCTGCCCTCCTAACCATGCGAGCCTATCCACGTAGAGATGGACCCTGCTTGCCCCACTTTGGCCTTGGAGGTGGACAGGCCAGGGTTGTGTTGTACGTCTACCTGGCAGACTTTGCCTTTTGTGTAGCTGTGGTGTCTGTGTCGTATCTGATGATTGCTCAGACACTGAGAAAGAATGCACAAGTCAGGAAATGTCCCATCATCTCTGTAGATGCCACGTGtcctccacccccaccacctCTCATTGCAGCAGGCTTTGAGAGCATGCAGTGTGCTGTTCAAGGCCCCTCTCTGTACCGTAACCAGACTTACaacaaactgcaaaatgttcagaCACACTCATATGCCAACAAGACCGGCCAGCCTTTGGTTCCAGGAGCCGCTCAAGGAGCCACCTGCTGTCAGCTGGTGTCTACAGTCAACCTGGCCACAGCCAAAGACTCTAAGGCGGTTGTCACCTGTGTGGTTATAGTGTTCTCTGTGCTGCTTTGCTGCTTGCCGATGGGAGTTTCACTGGCACAGGATGTTTTGTCACCAGAAAGTAGCTTTGCACATTACCAGTTTGAACTGTGCGGCTTTGTGCTCATTTTTCTCAAGTCGGGCATCAACCCCTTTGTGTACTCACGCAACAGTGCAGGCCTCCGCCGCCGTGTGCTGTGCTGTATTCAGTGGGCGGCACTGGGCTTTCTCTGTTGCAAGCAAAAGACCCGCCTGCATGCGATGGGAAAGGGCAGCCTGGAAGTCAATCGCAATAAATCCTCCCATCACGAGACCAACTCAGCCTATGTACTGTCACCCAAGCCACAGAGGAGGCTGGTGGACCAGGCTTGCGGGCCCAGTCACTCCAGGGATTGTGCTGGTAGTCCAAAGGCCACAGGTGTGCGCAAACCTCGCCCCCCAAGTACCTCTACACCTATCAACACCCGCATCGAGCCCTACTACAGTATATACAACAGCAGCCCCTCTGCAGGGCCCAGCTCGCCCACCAGCTTGCAGCCCGTCAGCTCTCAGACATTTGCCTTTGCCAAGTCTTATGTAGCCATGCACTACCACACTCACCAAGACGCACTGCAAGACTTTGAAAGCACATCAGTGCACCAGATTCCCATTCCCTCAGTCTAA